In the genome of Pelotomaculum isophthalicicum JI, one region contains:
- the cas3 gene encoding CRISPR-associated helicase Cas3', with translation MIYYGHTKEDPIAKKVLPKEHWQLLKRHLDEVARMTEERAAKFGAGKLGRIIGLAHDLGKYSAAFQKRLEGASAKVDHKSAGAQEVCRRFGKVTGFALAFIIAGHHGGLPDGNKGAPGNLPERLAREDIPDYQAYAGEIEIPDLNNQDLAEMPKPRDPAMDAFSFSFCIRMMYSCLVDADFLDTERFMNTERYIKRPVPVSLEKLLKQFEKKIGALSERNRQNPSVINTARQAILERCLAIAESTPGFFTLTVPTGGGKTYSSLAFGLKHAVKHDKDRIIYVIPYTSIIEQNAQVFREVLEDDPLKDNVVLEHHSNFEYPEGIFDDWDEHEKVHRLASENWDMPVVVTTAVQFFESLYANKGSRCRKLHNIVNSVIILDEAQMMPIEYIKPCLWALAELVFNYGATVVLCTATQPAVKDLIPTNPKIVEIMEDPNELQKIFKRVSVENKNEMSDEELAEEMADIPQVLTIVNTRRHARLLFEKLLAKKPEGAYHLSARMCPAHRKVVLAEIRRALQDGKPCRVVSTQLIEAGVDVDFPVVYRAAAGIDSIAQAAGRCNREGRRSRGRVIIFDPEPHGMPQKGRFSEVAFLTRSAARHLHELNDDLLSLEAIEYYFNHLFDIERDNLDAGDILKMIKDSKDDLSFPFAKIAQKFQLIDNATVSVVVPWDNHAEELMENAARHPFPASQVRSLQPYTVQVYQHELAALEKERVVKTVGDFMKFVTDRSYYDRRFGLKDAKEVKAPGEVLIF, from the coding sequence ATGATTTACTACGGCCATACCAAGGAGGATCCGATAGCGAAAAAAGTGCTGCCAAAGGAACATTGGCAACTGCTCAAGAGGCATTTAGATGAAGTTGCCAGAATGACGGAAGAACGGGCAGCAAAATTCGGAGCGGGTAAACTGGGGAGAATTATTGGTTTGGCTCATGATCTGGGAAAGTATTCAGCGGCATTTCAAAAACGCCTGGAGGGCGCAAGTGCGAAAGTAGATCATAAAAGTGCAGGGGCGCAGGAAGTTTGCCGCAGATTTGGGAAAGTTACCGGTTTCGCCTTGGCGTTTATAATTGCGGGACATCATGGCGGATTACCCGATGGAAACAAAGGCGCCCCGGGAAATCTTCCGGAGCGTCTCGCCAGGGAAGATATTCCGGATTACCAGGCATATGCGGGAGAAATTGAGATTCCAGATCTGAACAACCAGGATCTTGCAGAAATGCCTAAGCCGAGAGACCCCGCTATGGATGCATTTAGTTTCTCTTTTTGCATTCGAATGATGTATTCGTGTTTAGTTGATGCGGATTTTTTAGATACTGAAAGATTCATGAATACCGAACGGTATATTAAGCGGCCGGTACCGGTTTCTTTGGAAAAATTATTAAAACAATTTGAGAAAAAGATAGGCGCTTTATCAGAACGCAACCGCCAAAATCCGTCAGTAATCAACACGGCGCGTCAAGCCATTCTGGAAAGATGTTTGGCTATAGCCGAATCTACCCCGGGATTTTTTACCTTGACGGTCCCAACAGGCGGAGGAAAGACATATTCATCTCTTGCATTCGGGCTCAAACACGCGGTGAAACACGATAAAGACCGTATAATTTATGTCATCCCTTACACCAGTATAATCGAGCAGAATGCACAGGTGTTCAGGGAAGTGTTGGAGGATGACCCGCTAAAGGATAATGTTGTCCTTGAACATCACAGCAACTTTGAATATCCCGAAGGAATCTTTGATGATTGGGATGAGCATGAAAAAGTTCATCGCCTGGCTTCGGAAAATTGGGACATGCCGGTTGTTGTCACTACAGCAGTGCAATTCTTTGAATCGCTTTACGCAAATAAAGGATCTCGTTGCAGAAAACTGCACAACATAGTTAATAGTGTGATTATACTGGACGAAGCGCAGATGATGCCGATTGAGTACATCAAACCATGCCTCTGGGCATTAGCGGAGCTTGTTTTCAACTATGGCGCCACGGTGGTGCTTTGTACGGCGACGCAACCCGCAGTGAAGGATTTGATTCCTACTAATCCGAAAATAGTGGAAATCATGGAAGATCCGAATGAACTTCAAAAAATTTTCAAACGTGTTAGTGTGGAAAACAAAAACGAAATGTCAGACGAGGAGCTTGCTGAAGAAATGGCGGATATCCCGCAGGTATTAACCATCGTTAACACCAGGCGCCATGCCAGGTTGTTATTTGAGAAGCTTTTGGCAAAGAAACCGGAAGGCGCATATCATTTGTCGGCACGTATGTGTCCGGCACACCGGAAGGTGGTTCTTGCAGAGATTCGCAGGGCGCTTCAGGATGGAAAACCATGCCGTGTGGTCTCTACTCAGCTAATTGAAGCGGGTGTGGATGTGGATTTTCCTGTGGTTTACCGCGCCGCGGCTGGTATTGATTCCATCGCCCAGGCGGCGGGCCGGTGCAACCGGGAAGGCCGGAGATCCAGAGGGCGGGTGATCATATTTGACCCTGAACCGCATGGTATGCCCCAAAAAGGCAGATTCTCTGAAGTAGCATTTTTAACTCGTAGTGCAGCAAGGCATTTACATGAGCTAAATGATGATTTGTTATCGTTAGAAGCGATCGAGTATTATTTTAATCATCTGTTCGATATCGAGCGTGACAACCTTGATGCCGGTGATATTTTAAAAATGATTAAAGACAGCAAAGATGATTTATCGTTCCCTTTTGCAAAAATTGCTCAAAAATTCCAATTGATTGACAATGCAACTGTTTCGGTGGTCGTACCCTGGGACAACCATGCCGAGGAATTGATGGAAAACGCGGCCCGCCATCCGTTCCCGGC
- a CDS encoding type II toxin-antitoxin system Phd/YefM family antitoxin: MPQIRPVSDLRNNFAEISRIVHETSEPVFLTKNGYGDMVVMSMEAYERKLFESEIYIKLKEAEMEAKSTDLRYTHEEIFPGLRANPDVKAE, from the coding sequence ATGCCGCAGATTAGACCGGTTTCAGATTTGCGTAATAACTTTGCCGAAATTTCAAGGATTGTGCATGAAACATCAGAACCTGTTTTTTTGACCAAAAATGGGTATGGTGATATGGTTGTTATGAGTATGGAAGCCTACGAACGCAAGTTGTTTGAAAGTGAAATTTATATTAAGTTGAAAGAAGCAGAGATGGAAGCAAAATCTACTGATTTACGCTATACACATGAAGAAATATTCCCGGGTTTGAGGGCAAACCCTGATGTTAAGGCAGAATGA
- the rpe gene encoding ribulose-phosphate 3-epimerase: MVKLAPSILSANFAALLDDVIQVEEAGAEYLHIDVMDGHFVPNITIGPLVVKALRPQSRMCFDVHLMIENPELYVEQFINAGADLITVHVEAARHLHRILSMIREKGVRAGVALNPATPPGAVEYILPLVDLVLLMTVNPGFGGQAFIPEVLPKIRTVRQMLDERGLNAEIQVDGGVNLDTVAAVVRAGASVLVAGSAIFDSADIASAVRRIREAAAMDGSDS; this comes from the coding sequence ATGGTCAAACTGGCACCTTCTATATTATCCGCGAATTTTGCGGCGTTACTTGACGATGTTATACAAGTCGAGGAGGCTGGGGCTGAGTATCTGCATATTGATGTTATGGACGGTCATTTTGTCCCCAATATTACCATTGGGCCGCTAGTGGTGAAGGCGCTCAGGCCGCAAAGCCGCATGTGCTTTGACGTCCACCTGATGATTGAAAACCCTGAACTGTACGTTGAGCAGTTTATCAACGCCGGCGCGGACTTAATCACAGTGCATGTGGAGGCGGCGCGGCACCTGCACCGAATCCTTTCCATGATCCGGGAAAAAGGCGTCCGGGCCGGAGTGGCGTTGAACCCGGCCACACCGCCCGGCGCTGTGGAATATATTCTGCCCTTGGTGGATCTGGTCTTATTGATGACTGTCAACCCCGGCTTTGGAGGGCAGGCTTTTATTCCGGAGGTGCTGCCCAAAATCAGGACGGTCAGGCAAATGCTTGATGAGCGGGGCTTAAACGCCGAAATCCAGGTCGACGGCGGGGTGAATTTGGACACAGTCGCCGCTGTGGTGCGGGCCGGCGCTAGTGTATTGGTGGCCGGTTCGGCGATATTCGACAGCGCGGATATCGCTTCCGCTGTGCGGCGGATCAGAGAAGCGGCAGCCATGGACGGTTCGGATTCATGA
- the rsgA gene encoding ribosome small subunit-dependent GTPase A, with product MNSGQNLVQGIVRKAYSGYYYVYDGHCEWECSLRGRFRYEKQQVLVGDRVELAPTQDRVGVIVKILPRRSALFRPPIANVDQAIIIFSVRQPEPNPGLLDRFLITAIMNQIDPLICFNKIDLIKDYEFDLVSRYQGIYPVVVTSAVTGAGLDRLRGKLRGKVSVFAGPSGVGKSTILNAIMPELTLKTGAISEKLKRGKHTTRHVELIPLPEDGLVADTPGFSNLDLPDIKLEELARYFPEMEEYSGNCHFGGCLHDKEPGCAVKEAVELGGIEESRYRQYVEFLQELRGRRRY from the coding sequence GAAAGCTTACAGCGGCTATTATTATGTTTATGACGGTCACTGTGAATGGGAGTGCTCGCTGCGGGGGCGCTTCCGTTATGAAAAACAGCAAGTCCTTGTTGGCGACCGGGTGGAACTGGCGCCAACACAAGACCGGGTTGGCGTGATCGTAAAAATATTGCCCCGCCGCTCCGCGCTGTTCCGGCCGCCCATCGCCAACGTGGACCAAGCGATAATTATTTTTTCCGTACGGCAGCCTGAGCCTAATCCAGGCTTGCTTGACCGTTTTCTCATTACGGCAATCATGAATCAGATTGACCCGCTGATTTGTTTCAATAAAATTGACCTAATAAAAGATTACGAGTTTGATCTTGTTTCCCGCTACCAGGGAATATACCCTGTGGTGGTTACCAGCGCGGTGACCGGGGCGGGGCTGGACAGACTGCGGGGGAAGCTGCGGGGAAAAGTATCGGTATTTGCCGGTCCTTCCGGGGTCGGCAAGTCGACGATATTAAACGCCATAATGCCGGAGCTGACATTAAAAACCGGAGCGATCAGCGAGAAATTAAAGCGGGGCAAGCATACTACCCGCCATGTGGAATTGATTCCCCTGCCGGAAGACGGATTAGTGGCGGACACCCCCGGTTTTTCCAACCTGGACTTGCCTGATATAAAACTGGAGGAATTAGCCCGCTATTTCCCGGAAATGGAAGAGTACAGCGGGAATTGTCATTTTGGCGGCTGCCTTCATGACAAGGAACCCGGCTGCGCTGTCAAGGAAGCGGTGGAACTAGGTGGAATTGAAGAATCGCGCTACCGTCAATATGTTGAATTTTTGCAGGAATTAAGAGGCAGGAGGCGGTATTGA